The following proteins are co-located in the Candidatus Desulfatibia profunda genome:
- a CDS encoding ATP-binding protein codes for DDLLTQVETVLREIHKTVSGQFISSNLENRQFYLDLKKTDDFDALIEKRAESLDSSQLDRYYYEALKRVMECTDRTYVTGYKIWQHELEWLERKAARQGYLFFGAPNERSTAVPPRDFYLYFIQPFDPPHFKDEKKSDELFLRLTNSDDEFRTTLSNYAATLDLASTSSGQAKSTYESKATNFLRDLVKWLQKNMATAFEVTYQGRTRSLTEWAKGKSIRELSGIGSHERINFRDLVNTIAGICLGTHFQDQAPEYPIFSVLITGSNRDQAAQDALRAIAGQNRTKQAKAVLDALELLDGERLDPDKSKYAKHILSMLRKKGHGQVVNRSELIQDDKGLEYLDKDRYRLEPEWVIVVLAALVYSGDLVLAIPGKKFDAIGLSQLSGNSVDELTQFKHIERPKDWNLPVLKAMFELLGLTPGMAQLVTQGKDEPVQQLQKAISKLVEKLVLLQQNLQNGLLFWGRNLLAEDEAQRLRTRLDETKAFLESLQAYTSPGKLKNFRYDTQEVIAYRDGLNSLAEIESLQELVVDLSSTASFLSTAEAVLPPEDAWVAKMKTARDEVLTQLGNPDKRSAATFRQQTQRKLTDLKKTYVQAYLALHIKARLGVNEDKRKTKLMADDRLKVLQKLSTIELMPRQHLTDFQNRLAGLKSCFALTEQELNASPVCPNCNFKPGSEPLAAHAGSVLDGLDEELDKMVENWTQTLLTNLEDPTTKGNLNLLKSEPKKLVNGFIKKRALPDKLDQDFIHALGEALSGLQKVLVKIADLRAALLSGGSPVTPAEIKKRFEEYLDELTKGKEPGKVRIVLE; via the coding sequence GATGATCTGCTCACCCAGGTGGAGACCGTCCTTCGGGAAATCCATAAAACAGTCAGCGGACAGTTCATCTCCTCAAATCTGGAGAACCGTCAGTTCTACCTTGACTTGAAGAAAACAGACGACTTCGACGCGCTGATCGAAAAGCGTGCCGAGAGTCTCGATTCATCTCAGCTCGATAGATATTACTACGAGGCTTTGAAGCGCGTTATGGAGTGTACGGACCGAACTTATGTCACTGGCTATAAAATCTGGCAGCACGAACTGGAATGGCTGGAGCGAAAGGCTGCACGGCAAGGGTATCTCTTTTTCGGTGCGCCAAACGAACGATCTACTGCAGTCCCTCCAAGGGATTTTTACCTCTATTTCATTCAACCTTTTGATCCACCTCACTTCAAAGACGAGAAAAAATCCGACGAACTGTTTTTAAGGCTTACAAACTCGGATGATGAATTCCGCACCACACTAAGCAACTATGCCGCTACTCTTGATTTGGCATCCACATCATCCGGACAAGCCAAATCAACCTATGAATCTAAGGCAACTAATTTCCTGCGAGATCTTGTAAAATGGTTGCAAAAGAATATGGCTACCGCATTTGAAGTCACCTACCAGGGACGCACCAGGTCGCTTACCGAATGGGCCAAAGGCAAATCGATCCGCGAACTTTCCGGCATTGGCTCCCATGAGCGCATCAATTTTCGTGACCTGGTTAACACTATCGCCGGTATTTGCCTGGGGACTCATTTCCAGGATCAGGCGCCCGAATACCCTATCTTTTCGGTGCTCATCACCGGGTCCAACCGGGACCAGGCCGCACAGGACGCCTTGCGCGCCATTGCCGGACAGAACCGAACCAAACAGGCAAAAGCCGTTTTGGATGCTTTGGAGCTGCTCGACGGTGAACGGCTCGATCCCGACAAATCGAAATACGCCAAGCATATCCTCAGCATGCTCAGGAAGAAAGGCCACGGCCAAGTTGTCAATCGTTCCGAGCTGATCCAGGACGATAAGGGCCTGGAATATCTGGACAAGGACCGGTATCGGCTGGAACCGGAATGGGTAATAGTGGTTCTGGCTGCGCTGGTCTACTCCGGTGATCTGGTGCTGGCCATACCAGGGAAAAAATTCGATGCCATCGGTCTTTCCCAACTGTCAGGAAACAGCGTAGATGAATTGACCCAATTCAAGCACATCGAGCGACCCAAAGACTGGAACCTGCCGGTGCTAAAGGCTATGTTTGAACTGCTCGGGCTCACGCCCGGGATGGCCCAGTTGGTTACACAGGGCAAGGACGAACCGGTGCAGCAGCTACAGAAGGCCATCTCCAAGTTGGTGGAGAAGCTCGTGCTCCTGCAACAGAATCTACAAAACGGTTTGCTCTTCTGGGGCCGGAACCTGTTGGCAGAGGATGAAGCCCAGAGACTTCGCACCCGGCTCGATGAAACCAAAGCTTTTCTGGAATCACTCCAAGCCTATACATCGCCCGGCAAGCTCAAAAATTTCCGCTATGATACGCAGGAGGTGATTGCCTACCGGGACGGGCTTAACTCTCTGGCCGAGATTGAATCCCTCCAAGAACTGGTGGTGGACCTCAGTTCCACAGCATCGTTCTTATCTACCGCCGAGGCAGTCTTACCCCCGGAGGATGCTTGGGTGGCCAAGATGAAGACGGCCCGTGACGAGGTGCTCACTCAACTCGGCAATCCGGACAAACGCAGCGCGGCTACCTTCCGCCAGCAGACCCAGCGCAAACTGACTGACCTCAAAAAAACCTATGTGCAGGCTTATCTGGCGTTGCATATCAAGGCACGGCTGGGCGTGAATGAAGACAAGCGCAAGACCAAGCTAATGGCCGACGATCGCCTTAAGGTTTTGCAAAAGCTTTCCACTATTGAGCTGATGCCTCGCCAGCACCTGACCGATTTCCAGAACCGTCTCGCGGGTTTAAAAAGCTGTTTCGCGCTTACTGAACAGGAACTAAACGCTTCGCCCGTTTGCCCGAACTGCAATTTTAAACCCGGCTCGGAGCCGCTCGCCGCACATGCAGGCTCGGTCCTGGATGGTCTGGACGAAGAGCTGGACAAAATGGTGGAAAACTGGACCCAGACACTCCTGACCAACCTGGAGGACCCGACCACCAAGGGCAATCTGAACCTGCTAAAGTCCGAGCCAAAGAAATTGGTGAACGGTTTTATCAAGAAGCGGGCCCTGCCGGACAAGCTCGACCAGGACTTCATCCACGCTTTGGGCGAGGCGCTTTCCGGCCTCCAGAAGGTCTTGGTCAAAATCGCCGACCTGCGCGCGGCGCTGCTCTCCGGCGGTTCACCGGTGACACCGGCGGAGATAAAAAAACGATTCGAGGAATACCTGGACGAACTCACCAAGGGCAAGGAGCCCGGTAAGGTGCGGATTGTTTTGGAGTAA